In the genome of Globicephala melas chromosome 7, mGloMel1.2, whole genome shotgun sequence, one region contains:
- the CDCA7 gene encoding cell division cycle-associated protein 7 isoform X1 — MDARRVPQKDRRAKKNFKKFRYVKLISMETSSSSDDSCDSFASDNFANTKPKFRSDISEELANVFYEDSDNESFCGFSESEVQDVLDHCGFLQKPRPDVTNELASIFHADSDDESFCGFSESEIQDGMRLQADHAGCRTRSQCRSSGPLRVAMKFPTRNTRGAANERAVPSEPSENSVTDCNSDSEDESGMNFLEKRALNIQQNKAMLAKLMSELESFPGSFPGSRSLPGSSSRPKTPRRRTFPGVSCRRNPERRARPLTRSRSRVLGSHSAPPTEDEEEDEEEEDKYMLVRKRKPVAGYVNEDDMPRSRRPGSMALPHIIRPVDEITEEELDNICSNSREKIYNRSLGTTCHQCRQKTMDTKTNCRNPECWGVRGQFCGPCLRNRYGEEVRDALLDPSWHCPPCRGICNCSFCRQRDGRCATGVLVYLAKYHGFGNVHAYLKSLKQEFEMQA; from the exons CAAAAGGATCGCAGAGCAAAGAAGAACTTCAAGAAATTCAGATATGTGAAGTTGATTTCCATGGAAACCTCGTCATCCTCTGATGACAGttgtgacagctttgcttctgaTAATTTTGCAAACACA aaaccTAAATTCAGGTCAGATATCAGTGAAGAACTGGCAAATGTTTTTTATGAGGACTCTGATAATGAATCTTTCTGCGGCTTTTCAGAAAGTGAGGTGCAAGATGTGTTAGACCATTGTGGATTTTTACAGAAACCAAGGCCAGATGTCACTAACGAACTGGCCAGTATTTTTCATGCCGACTCTGATGATGAATCGTTTTGCGGTTTCTCAGAGAGTGAGATACAAGATGGAATG AGGCTGCAGGCAGACCACGCGGGCTGTCGGACCCGCAGTCAGTGCAGAAGTTCCGGACCTCTCCGGGTGGCCATGAAGTTTCCAACTCGAAATACCAGGGGAGCTGCCAACGAGAGAGCAGTGCCCTCCGAACCCTCAGAGAATTCTGTGACCGATTGCAATTCTGATTCAGAAGATGAAAGTGGCATGAATTTTTTGGAGAAAAGGGCTTTAAATATACAGCAAAACAAAGCAATG CTTGCAAAACTAATGTCAGAATTAGAAAGCTTTCCTGGCTCCTTCCCTGGAAGTCGTTCCCTGCCAGGCTCCAGTTCA CGTCCAAAGACACCCCGAAGGCGCACATTCCCAGGTGTCTCCTGCAGGAGAAACCCTGAGCGGAGAGCTCGTCCTCTCACCAGGTCGAGGTCTCGGGTCCTTGGGTCGCACAGTGCCCCGCCCACGGAGGatgaggaggaggacgaggaggaagaGGATAAGTACATGTTGGTGAGAAAGAGGAAGCCCGTGGCCGGCTACGTGAAC GAAGATGACATGCCCCGAAGTCGTCGCCCCGGATCCATGGCCCTTCCCCATATAATTCGCCCAGTGGACGAAATCACGGAGGAAGAATTGGACAACATCTGCAGCAACTCTCGAGAGAAGATCTATAACCGTTCATTG GGAACGACTTGTCATCAGTGCCGCCAGAAAACTATGGATACCAAGACAAACTGCAGAAACCCAGAGTGCTGGGGCGTTCGAGGCCAGTTCTGCGGGCCCTGCCTTCGAAACCGTTACGGTGAAGAAGTCAGGGATGCTCTGCTAGACCCA AGCTGGCACTGCCCACCGTGTCGCGGGATCTGCAACTGCAGCTTCTGTCGGCAGAGAGACGGGCGGTGTGCAACTGGGGTGCTCGTGTACTTAGCCAAGTACCACGGCTTCGGGAACGTGCATGCTTACTTGAAAAG tCTAAAACAGGAGTTTGAAATGCAAGCATAA
- the CDCA7 gene encoding cell division cycle-associated protein 7 isoform X2, whose protein sequence is MDARRVPQKDRRAKKNFKKFRYVKLISMETSSSSDDSCDSFASDNFANTRLQADHAGCRTRSQCRSSGPLRVAMKFPTRNTRGAANERAVPSEPSENSVTDCNSDSEDESGMNFLEKRALNIQQNKAMLAKLMSELESFPGSFPGSRSLPGSSSRPKTPRRRTFPGVSCRRNPERRARPLTRSRSRVLGSHSAPPTEDEEEDEEEEDKYMLVRKRKPVAGYVNEDDMPRSRRPGSMALPHIIRPVDEITEEELDNICSNSREKIYNRSLGTTCHQCRQKTMDTKTNCRNPECWGVRGQFCGPCLRNRYGEEVRDALLDPSWHCPPCRGICNCSFCRQRDGRCATGVLVYLAKYHGFGNVHAYLKSLKQEFEMQA, encoded by the exons CAAAAGGATCGCAGAGCAAAGAAGAACTTCAAGAAATTCAGATATGTGAAGTTGATTTCCATGGAAACCTCGTCATCCTCTGATGACAGttgtgacagctttgcttctgaTAATTTTGCAAACACA AGGCTGCAGGCAGACCACGCGGGCTGTCGGACCCGCAGTCAGTGCAGAAGTTCCGGACCTCTCCGGGTGGCCATGAAGTTTCCAACTCGAAATACCAGGGGAGCTGCCAACGAGAGAGCAGTGCCCTCCGAACCCTCAGAGAATTCTGTGACCGATTGCAATTCTGATTCAGAAGATGAAAGTGGCATGAATTTTTTGGAGAAAAGGGCTTTAAATATACAGCAAAACAAAGCAATG CTTGCAAAACTAATGTCAGAATTAGAAAGCTTTCCTGGCTCCTTCCCTGGAAGTCGTTCCCTGCCAGGCTCCAGTTCA CGTCCAAAGACACCCCGAAGGCGCACATTCCCAGGTGTCTCCTGCAGGAGAAACCCTGAGCGGAGAGCTCGTCCTCTCACCAGGTCGAGGTCTCGGGTCCTTGGGTCGCACAGTGCCCCGCCCACGGAGGatgaggaggaggacgaggaggaagaGGATAAGTACATGTTGGTGAGAAAGAGGAAGCCCGTGGCCGGCTACGTGAAC GAAGATGACATGCCCCGAAGTCGTCGCCCCGGATCCATGGCCCTTCCCCATATAATTCGCCCAGTGGACGAAATCACGGAGGAAGAATTGGACAACATCTGCAGCAACTCTCGAGAGAAGATCTATAACCGTTCATTG GGAACGACTTGTCATCAGTGCCGCCAGAAAACTATGGATACCAAGACAAACTGCAGAAACCCAGAGTGCTGGGGCGTTCGAGGCCAGTTCTGCGGGCCCTGCCTTCGAAACCGTTACGGTGAAGAAGTCAGGGATGCTCTGCTAGACCCA AGCTGGCACTGCCCACCGTGTCGCGGGATCTGCAACTGCAGCTTCTGTCGGCAGAGAGACGGGCGGTGTGCAACTGGGGTGCTCGTGTACTTAGCCAAGTACCACGGCTTCGGGAACGTGCATGCTTACTTGAAAAG tCTAAAACAGGAGTTTGAAATGCAAGCATAA